The Brachyhypopomus gauderio isolate BG-103 chromosome 1, BGAUD_0.2, whole genome shotgun sequence genome includes a window with the following:
- the mfap2 gene encoding microfibrillar-associated protein 2, translating into MGTSILLLLGLPVLLAQTFEPYYPDDPGKYGDYSEYGVSQQVLQQPVIGQVQTDPLLQTEPTEPGPLDCREEQYPCTRLYSVHQPCKQCLNEICFYSLRRMYVINKEICVRTVCAHEELLRADLCRDQFSRCGVMALTGQCAAMGSSCGKSCGSC; encoded by the exons ATGGGAACCAGCATCCTACTTCTGCTGGGTCTACCTG TTCTTCTGGCCCAGACATTTGAGCCATACTACCCTGATGATCCAGGCAAATATG GTGATTACTCTGAGTATGGAG TCTCCCAGCAGGTCTTACAGCAGCCAGTTATAGGACAAGTACAGACTG atCCTTTGTTACAGACAGAGCCCACAGAGCCAGGACCTTTAG ACTGTCGTGAGGAGCAGTATCCCTGCACAAGACTCTACTCTGTTCACCAGCCTTGTAAACAATGCCTAAATGAAATCTGTTTCTACAG TCTGCGCAGAATGTACGTGATAAATAAGGAGATCTGTGTAAGGACGGTGTGTGCCCATGAGGAGCTGCTGAGAg CTGACCTGTGCCGTGACCAGTTCTCCCGATGTGGTGTAATGGCATTGACTGGCCAGTGTGCAGCAATGGGGAGCAGCTGTGGGAAAAGCTGTGGAAGCTGTTAA